Genomic segment of Salvia hispanica cultivar TCC Black 2014 chromosome 2, UniMelb_Shisp_WGS_1.0, whole genome shotgun sequence:
aaaatattattggttaattcttaaaaaataaagcaatttaattagtgaagAATAATAAAGTTAAGTAGGTACCTCAATTTGGTCTCCAATGTGGATGATCAAGGAATTAGGGATGTAGGAAACATCGTACCAATGTTGATCTCTAAAAACTTGGGAGTCCTTGAATTTGATTTGGCACTAAAACCGTTAGGGTGGAGAGATCGGTGTGTGCCGGCACCCACCCCAAGAACCAAATCCTGCCGAGGGCACGGCGGGTAGTAGTTGATCTTCAAGTTGTAGATGAGCTCCTCGCCTCCCACcgccttcttcaactcctccGCCTTTAGCCCCAACCCTAACGACAAGCATCGAAATAGCTTCTCTACCACTTCATTCAGATTTCTATCGTACTCTTCAGTAACCTGCCTACCATTTcaataataatcatttaaaatgCATATCATAAAGAAATATAGATATGTCAATGCAACCCAACCAAAATTATACCCCTAATTATAGGTTTTGTGcaaatctttaatttcattaatacttggttaaatataatttttttcttttccatgcCTATGCATCTATATCTCTTGTAGTGAAATAATACCAACGCcgaacaattatttaatttgttaaaatatggGTTATAGGTTAATTAATTGCCTCCATGTGTGGACCAATCTATGCGTTCCTTTTTCAACCAAATTATTTTCACATGCAACTAGTGATTACAATATCCAACCAATAAAGccatacaaaaatattttagtaaataaaaaagaaataataaaattaatatttccaTTGCGGCTCAAATACTTCCACGTAATTATCCTTCTCCATAGATGCTATGACTTAATTTTCCAACTAACCTCTTctagtactatatactccctccgtctcattttaacagtcccattgacttttctgcactcattttataaaaatgataataaataattaaagtggagaaataataaaataaaaaagggaataatatagagaagagtcttatctacattgttctcttttttactttattatttctccgctttaactatttattatcatttttacaaaacgagtgcagaaaagtcaatgggactgctaaagcgggacggggGAGTATCATACTACTACATAGTCGAATTTGTTGAATATATTGTTTCAcgtcaaaattttaaagtaagaggtcaatttaaatacctaattcatttattaattaattttagaatgtaACCTTACTACTACGATTTCGCTAGTCTCGCCATCACATATTATACGTGCTTCAGTGAATAAAATTGTACATCTAGCCCCATAAAATCTACAATCTCCCGcacttaattataatatctATAGCCTCTAGCACCCGTAATATCTAAGAATATCGAAAATGACACCGTACTTATCTCCTGTACGAGACCCCCTCTAAAGTCTACCGAACCTAGAACTCGTAAAATCCAACGTTAACCACATAAAACTAAAACCAAGCCACACCTAACGCTCGTAAAATTCACCACACCTAGCCCCCGTAAAATCTAACCCTATCGATCCCCAATTCCAAGAACCAACCAACACACATActcaatattcaaaaacacacaaattcataattccatgcaaaatcaaaactaaaatcaaacaaaaatacctaTAATCAGAAGGGTTCTTGGGCCAAAATCGATAATCAACGACGTTAGGAGGCCTTACTTTGTTGAACAAATGATCAACCCAACCATTTCTAAGCCTACTTCCATACCCATCGATGTTCTTGCTCTCCAGATCCTTCGCATATGCCATTTTCTCCTCATTCGGTAGCTCGAAAAACTGCCTCCCAACCCTCTGCAGATTCTCAATCACTTCCTTAGAAATGCTGTGATTCACAATCTGCAAAAGCCCCCATTTGCTGCTTGCCTCAGACACGCCTCTAATTACTAGGCTTTCCGGGCCGCTGAAGTCCACCACGGGGACCTCTGCCTCTGCCCCCTCGAACGTCATTAGGCCGGGctgctcttttttttttttttttggtgtttcaataggtaaaattaaaagtgcaAGGAAATGGGGGTACAAGAAGTCACACGAGGGCAGTGGCCTCGTGGTTGGATCCGCACACACCTAACCCTATACAAGGAATCTAGGTGCGGGAAAGCCATGGACAAGCCCATGGTCGACTAGCCTAACATCTAGTCTAACTATTACAAAAAACTCCATACCGGAGTTGGATCATGCCCTAATATCAACCTTGAGCAGGACCAAGCAAGGTTGGCTGCGGTCGGAACTCTTGACGGGGAATCCCACGAGTGGGCCTTGACATCGCCACGGTGTGTGTAGGGAAGTACTTGGTTGACCTCGGGCAGGGGTGTCGTCTAGCACATGGCCCCGTCCATATGACGTGTATACACCGAGGGGGTAGGTGGTGAACTCAAGGTGTCGAAAGACCCTTGGTTTGTTACGGCCTTGACCAAGCCATCTCCGCATCATGGTCGGGCGAAGCAGGCCAGTACGGGATGGAAAAGCCACGCGGTCTGCCACGCGCGTGACTAGGACTAAGCGCGTGCGCACACTGCCCCAAGTTTGTTGGCGCGTGGACTAGGGCACGTGTGGTCCACGCCGATCCTGCACTCTCGTGCCTTCCGAGgcggggtttggtgccccttgcacagcggaagacttgtacaaataaataaatcagatacggatctatttgaccgattatgcgattaatcaattcacatgttaaacagataattgcatgctagaacgcaaataattcatgctcatagaaagtaaatcctaaaacatgaattctacggtttagagttaccgatttgattctccaaagaatcgtcgattgctcgcgccttctccacgtgatgatcttcaatactagaccacggatcttctctctggttcccgaactgtatctcgatatcagggtgggctgatcttatcaaaatactaggactcgaataaagaagacagaagaaatccttttgggaaaaagagtagaattcgaaaattcctacagctgggaagctgaaattttcgaaaattacaaataatgaaattgtgataattctgtctcctttattctcctatttatattaagttccttttgggcccagacagggatctatggaaggttttggatatgggctcgcccaattagctttttactaattaaattgaacccacaatttaatacaagcttatattggaatattacgagcagccactacagaagtaatattgaactctccccatccaaatccgaaattataagtaatccgggtttccacttttattatttatttcccgcgcttaagatataaatgtccattaattaatcaatgtctgctatggacttaattaattaatatcttattaattccaagagtggacatagcaagaaacatttatttattattcatagagtaataaaactccaactggccagttttccgaataataaaaccttgttcgagctcctcttgaggacattatcaaacgagactcacctcgtgcatgtttcaacataatagcaatcctagcaccgctagatattaatcaccactacccaatatatcaggattattgggttgcgaaaaacccgcaccatttgataagtcaaagtagtacataatcaataccgtatgctcaatgctaacatatgtagattaagaaataacattttatcaagacctagtctttcagtagatagcataaagatacgtcttgctgttagatccgttcagtgctataccacaccaatgtcatcttatttcagtaaggcttagaaatatgcggactgacattgcaacctttcacgataggtagtctaagcctatctaggttgtgaaattcttctttttcttttgcaaagcattgcatagatctgaccgtgttaccttaaagtggacgacgcccacaaccggtctactaagcaaaagacttagactttgtttacttcttatgcatttaaatgtttataaaacatcttataaatgcacaagcaaacacaatgtaataataatagtgattctattcgtgcggaactgctcgaataatactgaatcgggttaaaagtggattatagagttttacgtatacaagcaagattctattcgagcgaaacttgctcgaaacatgcttttcagtataccaaacctaacaatctcccacttatactcaaaacatgctttcgagtatacccactgccaaaaactctcccacttatacacaAAGCAGGTATTttactcgatcactgattagtaataaaactaagacagtgtaacctcaaggacattacatgaatgactggtaaactagaatatagttactagtctttctcaagcactagggtatattcattacctcaatcaaaatcctttgccatggttattatgatatatacttgctatgcaaaagcacaactaatatcaaacttagtacacactatagcatacatgagacaactatctccgaaactagtctcataattcttgatctcactaagcgtcaaatgacacttgactagagacaagacaattccaCCTTGAAaggtataaaccttttcatggaatttctaatgcttAAATGTTCCAATCTTagtcttgtaaaacatgttgtctatcttagattgtagtttgaaatctatcaccttttcaaagatgaatatccaaatgaaccaatactacattgtagttaaagggattatgttcaagttaatctaagaccgagtcttacgacactcttagacccatgaacttgttgtgttccagtggaacgctcccactacgatatggttcttacaatcttaggtactgaagttgattttattagtgcaaaagtttctaatggtatgacttcttggtaatgtggaaaatccgatatctctctctttattttgagagttatcacgctgttaggcttgtagttcatctcttgatcttcatacaagaattatatctttgaagactacagaacttataaccttacatcatttgggataaaccttaaaacatgcctcagtacTCAACTCCAGTTTTCTGggacacttttccaacacgtgtCGTGGAACAACATTccaccttgagatgtgctgGACTAGACTACgcctctagtccacaactcgtgttttgtagaaggtactgatgttggtagtttctttaatgtttatcccatcaatgataagatttttaatgattacaactcatcacttaatcaaacttgtcttagaaagactcagattccttcttacataactatcccattcattagatgaatgcttggatccgttaatggagattagactcccactactgatcataaccctttgctcgtctccttatggtgtaaaccattaagacttgctagtctttctatgttgcacttctataagtattctgaatctcttgaaaaatcaaaatgattctaactcaAAGCGCATTAAACagactttctcaactctcaagctatttaactaaatgttaaaatcttgatagtctagatcagttcgaacaatttctaagtattttcttggccttaagacTAAGAgcaataaatactttatcattcaatgattaagaagttgatgtgttgttgaagaaaaatgcagcctttatgaattcgtcatctatcatgttactttcctctaatAGTAACACaacgactattattctgaagattttctacttttcagttaaaccttcttatagtcatttcttgttactttaggcgatgacttgtgtc
This window contains:
- the LOC125206602 gene encoding flavonol synthase/flavanone 3-hydroxylase-like; amino-acid sequence: MTFEGAEAEVPVVDFSGPESLVIRGVSEASSKWGLLQIVNHSISKEVIENLQRVGRQFFELPNEEKMAYAKDLESKNIDGYGSRLRNGWVDHLFNKVRPPNVVDYRFWPKNPSDYRQVTEEYDRNLNEVVEKLFRCLSLGLGLKAEELKKAVGGEELIYNLKINYYPPCPRQDLVLGVGAGTHRSLHPNGFSAKSNSRTPKFLEINIGTMFPTSLIP